The genome window AGGGAGCCCAGGCGGACAGTGAAGGGTGGGGTGTTCACTGCCTGCTTGCAGACCCTGGTTGGGCGCTGGGGGATCAGCATGCGGGCCTGGTGGGTGGACTTGGCCGAGCCCAGCTTGAAGACCTGGGTCTGTAGGCGTCTCTCCAAGAAACCCTCGATCTTCAGGCCCAGGGGTAATCCAGCTCCCTGTTGCCCTCGTCCAGCACCCCGGTGCACACTCGCCACAGTCGGGCGTCACCTTCAGATGCCGTGGGCCCTTCTCACCCGGTGTCAGCAGCTCCGGGCAGCCTTGCGGACCTTGGCCAGGGTAAACTTGACCCTGCAGACCTCACATTTGTTCCTGAGCCCACACTCGCCGACCAGCTCCAGTTCTTGGTCAAGGCAGGACTTCTCAAAGGGTCTCCACGGGGTCACATAGATTTTGCGGCAAACCCAGCTCTGGGCCACCGTCCGTGCCTACACGCGGGCTCTGGTAACTGGgaaagagccttttttttttttttttttattaaaagtgaCTTGTGCTTCTTGGAGAAGATAAAGAGAATTCGGAGTCAGCGCTGCCCGCCCCCAGCCAGCGCAGATTCTGGAcaccacaccccccaccccgacaCCTTCTGTCCTGTGTGTTGGCTGCTCGTCTGGGCCGAGAAGTCACGCTTTTCTCTGTGTATCAGAGTCATAGGTGCTCGCTGTCAGGGAAGCAGATAATGCGTTTAAGTTAAACAGAAGGACGAATGTCTCCATGAGCCTCCGCCCAGACAGAAGTGCCGAGGCCTGCCTGATGCCCCAAGTCATTCCGCCTTTTAAGATCTGAGCTTAAGGTGGACGCCTGCAGACAACACAAGGCTCCTTAGACCAGTGAGCCTGGTCGCCAGTGGCACAGTGTCATCCCAGCCCCTGGGCCGTGGCTTGTCCCAGCTGGTCCCACAGTCTCCCGAGACACTTCGGGTGACGGTCACTTCCCTTGGTCTGATTCTGGGCATGGCTGGGTGGGCAGACATTTAAACAGGACAGCGACCACAGTGGTGTGGAGGGCGTGACGGCAACACCTGGGCTGGTGGTTCTCTCTTAGGGCCCCGCTCTGAGGGAGGCTTCCCAGGCACCTGCACATCTGCAGGTGCCTCCCCGAGGGCTCTCCGTCTGCCAGCCCTTgcggacagggacgtggtggtgTGTGTAGCCCCGAGCAAGGTGAACTTCCTGGCAGGTGGCATCCAGTGCTTTTCTGTTCCTAACAAACATACCACTAAGACCCTGTGATGCTGGGAAGGCGCGTGCCACCTGGAGAACCTAGCAGGTGGGCTCTCCCGCAGTCCCTGGGAGTTACTGCTGTGCGGGTGAGCGGTCTGCCCTAGCGCCTTGGAGCTCTTAAGCGGCAGGCACTTAAGGCAGTGAGGGGCGCCGGTGTGCCTGCTTTCTGGACCATTCTGTGCAGTTCTGCGGAGCCCTGGGGCTGGGTGAAGTTGCTCTGCATGAACGCTCCACCCCTGGGAAAGAGGGACCTGGCTCACGCCAGCCCCTTCACGGCTCTGAGGGCCACGCCTGCAGCACAGAAAAGTGCAGGGCCCGCCCCACACGCAtgtcctcccttccccttctcttcaCGTCCTAGAGGCAGCAGATTTCACTGTTGTCTCGGACTCCGAGAAAGGTCTGCCTCATGAGGACAAGCGTGTTCACGAGGCTGGAGGACAGCATTTCCACGAAGCTGGCCTCCAAAATGATTTGTCCAGCAAGTGATTTGCCCAGACCCTCCAGGGATGTGGGtttgcagcccccaccccctaccccgtgAGCAGGAGAACCAGGACTGTGTTAAGCCCAGGAGCGCGGGCTGGGAGGCCCTGGACCCTCACGAAGGCCGTTGGTACGACACCCGGATGGAACTGCTGCCCCGGGGCTACTGATGGGCTCGGGacgggggtggaggtggggcgcAGCGCCAGGGATGCTGCCCCACGCCCCGCGGTGCCCACAGGGAGAgacccagcatgttgccactgttGCTGGGCAGGGCCCAGTCATTTCCTTGGTGGGGACCTGGGTGAGCTCTCAACCCCAAGAAGCTTTAGAACAACATTAAGGAATGTTCATGCCATTAAGACTTGTGTGTTAAAAAGTCTGTTTGGCACCTCAAACCTTTAATGTTGGAGGTAACTGTCTATCAGTAGCCTGTCGAGGCATGCTTTAAAAAGCTTGAAGTTTACAAATGAGATAAACTCTTCAAAGGCTAGGGTTTTAATTTGTAACTTTAACAAgttatacataaattttttaaaaatcagagttcTCCCCTAAATGCGCCCTCCTGTGTCCAAAAGTTTCAGAAAAGGACTTGAAACCCCTTCCTTGAGGGTTGTTTTGAGCAGTGGGCCGGGTCCCTGTGGGGCCCAGAAGGTTTGAAGAAGGGGCACCTTTTGTGTGGACAGGTGAGGCTCCCTCACCGGGAGCAAGGATAGGTCCTGGCCAAGGTCCAGAGGTGGTGGACTTGGCCTTGAGCGCTGGGCTGCTGGCTAACTTCCCTCCTGACTTTCAGTGCTAAGAAGAGGGAGGGCGAGCTCACGGTGGCCCAGGGCCGTGTCAGGGACCTGGAGTCTGTGTTCCACCGGAGCGAGGCGGAGCTGGCTGCTGCTCTCAGCGACAAGCGTGCCCTGGAGAACGACGTGGCAGAGCTGCGGGCCCAGCTGGCCAAGGTAGTGGGGCGGGGCGagtgtggtgggggtggtggcCCAGGGGTCCACTGGGGTAGGCTGCCTGCACGCCCCCCACCTGAGGACTGTGCATGCCCTGCAGCCGACAGAGCATCACCAGCCACCTATCTTTTGTCTCCAGGCAGAGGACAGTCATGCTGTGGCCAAAAAACAGCTGGAGAAAGAGACGCTGATGCGCGTGGACCTGGAGAACCGCTGCCAGAGCCTGCAGGAGGAGCTGGCCTTCCGCAAGGACGTCTTCGAGGAGGTGGGTCTGTCCTTCCTGCCTCGTCCTGCCTCGCGGGTCCTCGTCCCTGGGCTCGTGGCTGTGTCCCTCTGATTTCCACCTCTGTCCTCCTGccgtcctctctctctcctctgtatGTCTGGGTCTCTTACAGGGACacctgtcattggatttaggctCCCCTGCCTGTGGATAATCCAGGGTGGTCTTCTCGACACCCTTAACTTAATCCCACTTGCAAAGTCCCTTTTTCCAAGAAGGTTACACTGGCAGGCTCAGTGAATCAGGATGTGGGCACGCCTTTGTTGGTTGCAGGGGGGTGGGTCACCATTCATCCCACTGCAGACCCTCCCTGGCCTTCTAATCTCTGGACCTCTGCTCAACATAGCCAGCGCAGCTGGGAGCCACCCAGAGTCCCGGCAGGTGGAGCTGGGTTTCTGTGCTCCTGCGAGGGGCTGGTGTGGGGGCCCGGTCCCcaggccctcccaccccatcacCGCCCATTGTGCTGTCACGGGGAACAGAACCCTGGGCCTGGCACCTCACGCACTCGCTGCCCGGAACTGCTGCTGGCAGGAAGAATGCCCATGCAGCTGCGGAGTGGCCTCCAGCTTCAGCCAGGCCCGGCCGGAGCCAGAGCCACCAGAGGGGCTATGGGGCGCCCACATCTGTCAGGGATCCCGTGAGGAGGCCCATGATAAAGCCTTGGGGGGGCAGGAGGGCGCCCTGGGGAGGGCCCCAGGGGGTCCCTGCGAGGGGGGCCCCACGAAGGTCTTGTGCAGGCCATGGTTCCCCCATGCTCCTCGGTTCTTTGTGAAAGGAGTTGGCTTCCTTTAGAAACATTCCTCTGCTTCCTACAAACTGGTGGTGCTGATGAATGATTTTTGCAAGTTGTCTAGAGCGGAACTTACCCTCCCTGGAGCCTGAGGCCCTGATCTCTGGGGCTGCCTCGCCTGCCCTCGGCCCCACCACCGTCTGGTCAGCTCCTGGCATATGTGGCTGGGGCATCCGTCAGCTGGTCAGTGTCTCGTGCCGCCGCTGTCCTGAGGGCCAGTCCCTCCATCTTGGACCCCAGGCACCTGGGATGGGCTCTgtcagttctttttaaaattcccacACCATGAAGCTTTCGAGGTTTGCAACGTGGAGTGGGTTTTAGTccattcacagagttgtgtagccatcacctcTTAGTCCAGAACATCCCATCACCTCAGAAAGAAACTGCCATTACCAGTAGCGCTTCAGTGTCTCCCTTCTCTGGTTTTCAGACTGAGATAAAATTCAAACAGCAAAACTACTTTCAAAGAGCACAATTAATCTGATGGCATTTAAgacatttacagtgttgtgcagccTTCGCCTCTGTCTAATTCCAGAGCAGTCCATGCCCCAAAAGAAGTCACCCTCCCatccccccctccccagcccctgacagccacaAACCCACTGTCCATCTCTGGGGACTGGCCTGCTCTGGGCGCCTCACGTCCGTGGACTCACTCACACGCTGTGTGTCCTACTGTGCCTGCTTCTCTCCCTGGGCGTCGTGCTCTCAGGGTCCGTCCACGTGGGAGCGCgtgtcagggctgctctcctggtcACGGCTGAGCGATGCCCCCGTGTGTGGAGGGACGCGTGGTGTGTTTATCGGTTGTCTGCTGAGGGACACTGGGCGGCCATTCTTTGGTGGTCTGGAGTCGTGCTGTGGGGTGTGAACCAGGGACCAGGCCGCTCCCCACAGGGTCGCTGTCAGCACAGCTGGGGCCGGGGCATCAGCACGCGGTGTGTCCCCAGGAGGTGCGGGAGACGCGGCGGCGGCATGAGCGGCGCCTGGTGGAGGTGGACAGCAGCCGGCAGCAGGAGTATGACTTCAAGATGGCCCAGGCGCTGGAGGAGCTGCGGGCGCAGCACGAGGAGCAGGTGCAGCTCTACAAGCGGGAACTGGAGCAGACCTACCAGGCCAAGGTGCGGCGGGCAGGCGGGTAGGCAGGGCCCCACCCCGCGCCCCACTCCCGTCGCCCCGTCCCCTGCCCTCCGCCCTCGCCAATCTGCCCGCCCCACGTCCCGCCCTCACTGCTCTGCCGTGCCCCGCCCCAGCTGGATCATGCCAAGCTGAGCTCCGACCAGAACGACAAGGCAGCCAGCGCCGCCCGGGAGGAGCTGAAGGAAGCCCGCATGCGCGTCGAGTCCCTCAGCTACCAGCTCTCCGGCCTCCAGAAGCAGGTGAGCCCTCGGCCGTGTGCCTGCTCCGAGCCCCCACTGGGGCTGCGGATCCATGCTTCTCTCAGGGCCTGGTTTCTGCACCCAGCCCGCCGCACCAAGGGGCCTTCCCGCCCACCGCCGGCccctggaggctggggagaggcCCGAAGCTGGATAGCCTTCTCCCAGAGATAATGCGCAGCCTGCGCTGACCTGGCCGTGTGGCCCCGCCCCAGGCGAGCGCAGCCGAGGACCGGATCCGAGAGCTGGAGGAGACCATGGCGGGGGAGCGGGACAAGTTCAGGAAGATGCTGGATGCCAAGGAGCGGGAGATGACGGAGATGCGGGACGTGATGCAGCAGCAGCTGGCCGAATACCAGGAGCTGCTAGATGTGAAGCTGGCCCTGGACATGGAGATCAACGCCTACCGCAAGCTCCTGGAGGGCGAGGAGGAGAGGTGGGCGCCGGGAGGTGGGGGCGGAGCACGGCCTGCCCTGGGACAGCCAGTCACTCCCCGCACCCCCTCCCCGTAGGCTGCAGCTATCCCCCAGCCCGTCGCGGATCACCATCTCGCGGGCCACCtcgagcagcagcagcagcagcgtatCCACAGCCGGGCGCCAGGGCCGCAGCAAGCGGAAGCGGCTGGAGGTGGAAGAGCCGCTGGGCACCGGCTCGAGTGGCCTTGGATCCGGCAGCAGTAGCAGCGGCAGCTTCCACCTGGCCCAGCAGGCCTCGGCCTCAGGCAGCATCAGCATCGAGGAGATCGACCTGGAGGGCAAGTTCGTGCAGCTGAAGAACAGCTCGGACAAGGTGAGGACCCCACCCCTCGGGGGAGGCCCGCCGGGGCTCTTCCCGCAGCTGTGCCAACGGCCGCCCCCTTTGCCAGGATCAGTCCCTGGGCAACTGGAGGATCAAGAGGCAGATCCTGGAAGGGGAGGAGATTGCCTACAAGTTCACACCCAAGTACGTGCTGCGGGCCGGCCAGACGGTCACGGTAGGTGCTGCTGCGGAGCGGCCAGAGGGAGGCGTGGGTGGGATGTGCGGCGCGTCTGGGtcggaggtgggggcagggaatgATGGGGGGCACCGGCTCTGAGGAC of Vicugna pacos chromosome 22, VicPac4, whole genome shotgun sequence contains these proteins:
- the LMNB2 gene encoding lamin-B2 isoform X1; translated protein: MSPPSRGRRSEPRGPRAAAAMATPPPGRAGGPATPLSPTRLSRLQEKEELRELNDRLAHYIDRVRALELENDRLLLKISEREEVTTREVSGIKTLYESELADARRVLDETARDRARLQIEIGKLRADLEEANKSAKKREGELTVAQGRVRDLESVFHRSEAELAAALSDKRALENDVAELRAQLAKAEDSHAVAKKQLEKETLMRVDLENRCQSLQEELAFRKDVFEEEVRETRRRHERRLVEVDSSRQQEYDFKMAQALEELRAQHEEQVQLYKRELEQTYQAKLDHAKLSSDQNDKAASAAREELKEARMRVESLSYQLSGLQKQASAAEDRIRELEETMAGERDKFRKMLDAKEREMTEMRDVMQQQLAEYQELLDVKLALDMEINAYRKLLEGEEERLQLSPSPSRITISRATSSSSSSSVSTAGRQGRSKRKRLEVEEPLGTGSSGLGSGSSSSGSFHLAQQASASGSISIEEIDLEGKFVQLKNSSDKDQSLGNWRIKRQILEGEEIAYKFTPKYVLRAGQTVTVWAAGAGVAHSPPSTLVWKSQSSWGTGESFRTVLVNADGEEVAMRTVKQSSVVREAENGEEGEEEAAEFGEEDLFHQQGDPRTTSRGCRVM
- the LMNB2 gene encoding lamin-B2 isoform X2; amino-acid sequence: MWARLCWLQGGGSPFIPLQTLPGLLISGPLLNIASAAGSHPESRQVELGFCAPARGWCGGPVPRPSHPITAHCAVTGNRTLGLAPHALAARNCCWQEECPCSCGVASSFSQARPEPEPPEGLWGAHICQGSQRNLPSLEPEALISGAASPALGPTTVWSAPGICGWGIRQLEVRETRRRHERRLVEVDSSRQQEYDFKMAQALEELRAQHEEQVQLYKRELEQTYQAKLDHAKLSSDQNDKAASAAREELKEARMRVESLSYQLSGLQKQASAAEDRIRELEETMAGERDKFRKMLDAKEREMTEMRDVMQQQLAEYQELLDVKLALDMEINAYRKLLEGEEERLQLSPSPSRITISRATSSSSSSSVSTAGRQGRSKRKRLEVEEPLGTGSSGLGSGSSSSGSFHLAQQASASGSISIEEIDLEGKFVQLKNSSDKDQSLGNWRIKRQILEGEEIAYKFTPKYVLRAGQTVTVWAAGAGVAHSPPSTLVWKSQSSWGTGESFRTVLVNADGEEVAMRTVKQSSVVREAENGEEGEEEAAEFGEEDLFHQQGDPRTTSRGCRVM
- the LMNB2 gene encoding lamin-B2 isoform X3 — translated: MPMQLRSGLQLQPGPAGARATRGAMGRPHLSGIPCLERNLPSLEPEALISGAASPALGPTTVWSAPGICGWGIRQLEVRETRRRHERRLVEVDSSRQQEYDFKMAQALEELRAQHEEQVQLYKRELEQTYQAKLDHAKLSSDQNDKAASAAREELKEARMRVESLSYQLSGLQKQASAAEDRIRELEETMAGERDKFRKMLDAKEREMTEMRDVMQQQLAEYQELLDVKLALDMEINAYRKLLEGEEERLQLSPSPSRITISRATSSSSSSSVSTAGRQGRSKRKRLEVEEPLGTGSSGLGSGSSSSGSFHLAQQASASGSISIEEIDLEGKFVQLKNSSDKDQSLGNWRIKRQILEGEEIAYKFTPKYVLRAGQTVTVWAAGAGVAHSPPSTLVWKSQSSWGTGESFRTVLVNADGEEVAMRTVKQSSVVREAENGEEGEEEAAEFGEEDLFHQQGDPRTTSRGCRVM